The following proteins are co-located in the Dyadobacter chenwenxiniae genome:
- the acs gene encoding acetate--CoA ligase gives MKIKTFEAYQAAYKQSVEDPEGFWAEVAQQFQWRKPWKKVLSWDFSEANVKWFEGGELNITENALDRHLAERGDQPAIIWESNDPEDKSVTITYRVLYDRVCRFANVLKKHGVKKGDRVCIYLPMVPELTVAVLACARIGAIHSVVFGGFSAKSIADRINDAECNMVITSDGAFRGSKVIPMKETVDAALDQCHSVKHVIVMTRTRTPVSMLKGRDLWWEEEVKHVDSVCPAEPMDAEDTLFILYTSGSTGKPKGVVHTCGGYMVYATYTFANVFQYEPGEIHFCTADIGWITGHSYIVYGPLCYGATSVIFEGVPTYPDAGRFWEIIAKHKVNILYTAPTAIRSLMSFGLDFVKKHDLSSLTKLGSVGEPINEEAWHWFKTNIGHDHCPLVDTWWQTETGGIMISPLAGITPEKPTFATLPLPGIQPVLVDENGKEIEGNGVSGNLCVKFPWPGIIRTTYGDHERAKQTYFSAYPGMYFTGDGCLRDEDGYYRITGRVDDVLNVSGHRIGTAEVENAINMHLGVVESAVVGYAHDIKGQGIYAYVIAEHEPDDPEMFRKDIAATVSRIIGPIAKPDKVQFVTGLPKTRSGKIMRRILRKISEGDMNNLGDTSTLLDPAVVEDIKKGAF, from the coding sequence ATGAAAATTAAGACCTTTGAAGCGTATCAGGCTGCCTACAAACAAAGTGTAGAAGATCCCGAAGGTTTCTGGGCAGAAGTTGCCCAACAATTTCAGTGGCGCAAACCATGGAAAAAAGTCCTGAGCTGGGACTTCAGTGAAGCAAATGTGAAGTGGTTTGAAGGCGGAGAGCTCAACATTACCGAGAATGCACTGGACAGGCATCTTGCAGAAAGAGGCGATCAGCCTGCCATTATCTGGGAATCAAACGATCCTGAAGACAAATCGGTAACTATTACATATCGCGTTTTATACGACCGGGTTTGCCGTTTTGCCAATGTCCTGAAAAAACATGGCGTAAAAAAGGGGGACCGCGTCTGCATATATCTGCCCATGGTGCCCGAGCTCACAGTAGCAGTGCTTGCTTGTGCACGCATTGGCGCGATCCATTCTGTTGTTTTCGGTGGTTTTTCTGCCAAATCCATTGCCGACCGCATTAATGATGCCGAGTGTAATATGGTGATTACTTCCGACGGTGCTTTCCGCGGATCCAAAGTGATCCCGATGAAAGAAACCGTTGATGCGGCTCTGGATCAATGTCACAGCGTAAAACATGTGATCGTGATGACGCGCACGCGGACGCCGGTTTCCATGCTGAAAGGTCGCGATCTTTGGTGGGAAGAGGAAGTGAAACACGTGGATTCCGTATGTCCGGCCGAGCCCATGGATGCGGAGGATACATTATTTATTCTTTATACGTCGGGTTCAACGGGTAAGCCTAAAGGAGTTGTGCATACATGCGGCGGTTACATGGTTTATGCGACCTACACGTTTGCGAATGTCTTTCAGTATGAACCTGGTGAAATTCATTTCTGCACGGCCGACATTGGCTGGATCACGGGTCACAGCTACATCGTTTACGGACCGCTTTGCTATGGGGCTACTTCGGTGATTTTTGAAGGCGTTCCTACTTATCCGGATGCGGGTCGTTTCTGGGAAATTATTGCCAAACATAAGGTTAATATTCTTTATACAGCCCCGACAGCCATTCGTTCGCTGATGAGTTTTGGTTTGGATTTTGTCAAAAAACATGACCTTTCGTCGCTTACAAAACTGGGTTCAGTAGGGGAGCCGATCAACGAAGAAGCCTGGCATTGGTTCAAAACCAACATTGGCCATGACCATTGTCCGCTTGTCGATACGTGGTGGCAGACGGAAACAGGCGGCATCATGATCTCGCCGCTGGCTGGGATTACGCCTGAGAAGCCGACATTCGCGACATTGCCGCTGCCGGGCATTCAGCCGGTTTTGGTGGATGAAAACGGAAAAGAAATTGAAGGGAACGGGGTTAGCGGCAACCTTTGTGTGAAATTCCCGTGGCCAGGCATTATCCGCACCACATACGGCGACCATGAGCGTGCGAAACAAACCTATTTTTCGGCCTATCCGGGCATGTATTTTACAGGAGACGGATGTTTGCGCGATGAAGACGGTTATTACCGCATTACGGGACGCGTCGATGATGTTTTAAATGTTTCGGGACACCGAATTGGCACAGCGGAAGTTGAGAATGCCATTAATATGCACTTGGGTGTGGTTGAATCTGCTGTCGTTGGTTACGCGCACGACATCAAAGGACAAGGAATTTACGCCTATGTCATCGCCGAACACGAACCGGATGATCCTGAAATGTTCAGAAAAGACATTGCCGCCACAGTTTCGCGCATTATCGGACCGATCGCTAAACCGGATAAAGTTCAGTTTGTAACAGGCTTACCAAAAACGCGTTCAGGCAAAATCATGCGTCGGATTTTAAGAAAGATTTCGGAAGGTGATATGAACAATCTGGGTGACACATCCACATTGTTGGATCCAGCGGTTGTGGAGGATATCAAGAAGGGAGCGTTCTAA
- a CDS encoding FeoB-associated Cys-rich membrane protein, with amino-acid sequence MVQQIIILVLFLTAVGFMGWRVWKAFDKRNGGGCAKGCGCAADKAMTAKHS; translated from the coding sequence ATGGTACAGCAGATCATCATATTAGTCCTTTTCCTTACAGCAGTCGGTTTCATGGGCTGGCGTGTCTGGAAAGCATTCGACAAGCGAAATGGCGGCGGATGCGCGAAGGGATGCGGGTGTGCGGCGGATAAAGCGATGACTGCGAAGCATTCGTAA